In the genome of Microcoleus vaginatus PCC 9802, the window AAGTTAGCACCGGACAAATTAGCGCCACTCAAATTAGCGCCGCTCAAATTAGCTTCTTGGAGATTAGCGCCCTGCAAATCTACAGTGCTCAAATCGCATTGCTTCCACAGAAAGCTGACGCACCAATTATCTTTTAATAGCTGACTCAAATCCTCCGTATTCGCGGCCATCACAGGAGGAGTTAAGTAGAGAGTGAACAGGACGATCGCCAACACCGCAGCGAAGAAAGTTTTCAGCCTCATAACTCTTTTCATTGACACTAATTTGCGCCATTAATTATTGATGTCTAATCAAAGCATAGCAAATAATCTGCAACTTCCCTCAGCAAGATTACTCAAAAATATTAGTGTAGTGAAAGGTTAATCAGGGTTGGCGCAGGCACAAACTTAACTAAGGTTGTGTTAGACCCGCTTTGAGCTAGAAACCCGGTTGATTCACAGATGCCTCGCTGCCAAACTAATATTTTTCCTAAAAACCTGGTATAAGATAACCGCAAGTTCGATCGGGATTGGCCAGTGCAATATCGCTACAAAGTAATACTTGCTCCAAGCAGTTGCGATCGCTCCCCCAGGGGCATATCTGCAAACAATCCTGGTATAAACTGCTCAATATGGGAATCAAGAAACCGCTCCTCTAGCCTACAAGCCTTATATTTAAAGGGTTCTAGACGCAATTTTTGTTAATTGCGATCGGCATCACTAACTAACGCTAACCCTCCTCACACAACTCAAGCCTCAGCATCACCCAATCTCATCAAACTGATCACGTTCCTGAGACTACGGATATCACTGTCCATAGCTCAACTATGGAGGAAAATAAGAGCATACAGTTGAACAGCACTTCTCCCATGCCTACTATCCCCCTTCTCCCAACCCAATTAGTTGTCACAACTATTTTCAATTCGATCGAATCTTTGGGATTGACTAATATTGCCGGCGTATTTTCGGGGGAGCAAGCTGAATCCCGACAAGAGGCAAATTTAAAAGTTAGTACCAAAAAGTTTTACACTCAGGGTTTAAAAAATCTCGAACAACTAGACTTGCACGGTGCGATTAAAAATTTCACTGCCACAATTAACATTAATCCGCAATTCGCCTCAGCTTACAACGATCGCGGTGTGACCCGCTACAAATTAGGCTACAAGCAATCGGCGATCGAAGATTTAACTACAGCCATCGAACTCAATCCTTACCGAGCCAAGTATTACAGCAATCGGGGGTTTATGCTGACTCGTTTAAAACATTATACTGCGGCGATCGCAGATTACACCTCGGCACTGCTGCTCAACCCAAATGTAGCTCAATCTTACTTTAACCGAGGTGCTATCCGCCTGCAAATGGAGAATTCCCTGGCAGCACTAGCTGATTTTGAGTCAGCAATTCGCCTCGATCGCGATTTTGCTAAAGCTTACTTTAATCGAGGACTGACTAGATATAAATTGAGAGAGGTTCAGGGAGCATTTGAGGATTTTCAGAAGGCGGCAGGGCTTTTTAAGCTGCAGGGGAAAATGGATTCTTATCAAGAGGCAGTTTCTCAAATTACAAAGCTATGGTGTTAGTTGAATTTGGCAATTGGCAATTGGCAATTGGCAATTGACAATCAGGTAAGGTGCACCGAAGAGCACCCTACACCTATAATAATTGCGTCAGTCTTGTTAAAGTTAGCCAATTCTCAAGGCGGCGTCTCCGGTGGGCAAGTTATCGACAAGGAAAGGACCAGGAGAGTTAATTGCAAAGGCGGCGTTTTGAACTGCTGCGGGGGTGGCATTTTGAACGACAGCCAAAGTAACTCCTCCAAATTGAATGAGTGTGTTGCTGCCAGATTGCGTAAATGAGGTGTTGGATAAACCGCTGGTCAAGCCAATGCGATCGCCATCTCCCGGCCTAAAATCAAGAATTATATCGCTCGACGCATCCAACTCCAGATTTTCACCCGTAACCAGAACAAAAGTATCTGCCCCGGCGCCACCAGTGAGAGTATCGCTACCAATATCGCCAAGTAAAATATCGTTACCATCGCCGCCGATTAAAACATCGTTACCTCTGCCGCCTCGCAAAAAGTCGTTACCAGCATCGCCATTGAGATTATCGTCGCCGAGATTTCCGTTGATAATATCGTTGCCCACACCGCCGCTAATGGAGTCGTTACCTTTGCCACCTCTGAGAAAGTCGTCGCCCGCTTCGCCCGTGAGGGTATCGTTGCCTTGGCTGCCGTTAATTGCATCATCCGTGGGTGTACCGAGGATGCGATCGTTTGCGCTACCTCCCACTACACCGTTAGCATTTTGCTGAGAGTCTTGGGAAGTGACTTGATAGTTGTTCGGGGTGTTGGCCAATCTGAGGGCTCGCAAAGGCA includes:
- a CDS encoding tetratricopeptide repeat protein, with the protein product MPTIPLLPTQLVVTTIFNSIESLGLTNIAGVFSGEQAESRQEANLKVSTKKFYTQGLKNLEQLDLHGAIKNFTATININPQFASAYNDRGVTRYKLGYKQSAIEDLTTAIELNPYRAKYYSNRGFMLTRLKHYTAAIADYTSALLLNPNVAQSYFNRGAIRLQMENSLAALADFESAIRLDRDFAKAYFNRGLTRYKLREVQGAFEDFQKAAGLFKLQGKMDSYQEAVSQITKLWC
- a CDS encoding peptidylprolyl isomerase — translated: MSAALPLTGKAIVVQVINGQPVTIEVDGTNAPITGGNFVDLVERGIYDGVMFHRVVRQPEPFVVQGGDPRSRDSTIPASQLGTGSFIDPDTNQARFIPLEIKPQGAAPPVYNQVVAQTPQLQHTRGAVAMARSNALNSASSQFYFALDELPFLDGSYAVFGNVIQGFETVNAVQQGDRISTAKVVGGIVPSRVSSIITDVNVLNDLINTTNFVNLPLRALRLANTPNNYQVTSQDSQQNANGVVGGSANDRILGTPTDDAINGSQGNDTLTGEAGDDFLRGGKGNDSISGGVGNDIINGNLGDDNLNGDAGNDFLRGGRGNDVLIGGDGNDILLGDIGSDTLTGGAGADTFVLVTGENLELDASSDIILDFRPGDGDRIGLTSGLSNTSFTQSGSNTLIQFGGVTLAVVQNATPAAVQNAAFAINSPGPFLVDNLPTGDAALRIG